ATTATTTATAAGAACGATAGGACAAAGGTACTACCGTTCTTTTTTTGTGCAACAAATTAGCGACATTACCATAAAAAACCACTGGAAAATCAAGGAAATTCTTGATTTTTTCTTAAGAGTGGTTTAAGATGTATATAAATGTGGAGGAAAGTGGTACGAAATGGTACAAAGTGGTAGATGAGATCCTGTTTGGTGGAAGATCAGATCTTTAGGATTTTAGTTCCACTTAAAGGCAGGTGTTTGTGTTATGTTCATGGGAGAATACAATCACACAGTGGATCCAAAAGGCAGACTGATCATCCCTGCAAAGTTCAGAGAGCAGCTTGGCGATGAATTTGTAGTGACAAAGGGATTGGATGGATGCTTATTTGTGTATACCAAAGAAGAGTGGCACAACATCGAAGAAAAGTTCCGGGGGATTTCCATGACCTCTAAGGACGCCAGAAAATTTTCGCGTTTTTTCTTCGCAGGAGCAGCGGCACTAGAACTGGACAAGCAGGGAAGAATTTTACTTCCGCCGGTTTTGAGGGAATACGCTGATTTACAAAAAGATGTCGTCTTAGTCGGCGTGCTGAGCCGTGTGGAAATCTGGGATAAAGACAGATGGCTGGAAAATACTTATGATGAGGACGAGATGGATGATATCGCAGAACATATGGCAGAGTTAGGATTTAGCATTTAGAGGTGAGGACAGTGGAATTTCATCATTATTCTGTATTATTAAATGAGACAATCGAAAATTTAAATATCAGACCGGATGGAATCTATGTGGACGGAACCTTAGGCGGTGGCGGACATTCTTATCAGATCCTGAAGCATTTGGGGGAAAATGGAAGACTGATCGGCATTGATCAGGATGCAGATGCGATCAGGGCAGCCGGGGAACGCCTTACAGAGTTTGGAAATAAAGCGACACTGATCCGCAGCAACTATGCCAATATGAAAGAAGAACTGCACGCGATCGGAGTGGACAAAGTAGACGGTATTGTACTTGACCTTGGTGTCTCTTCCTTCCAGTTAGATACACCAGAGCGTGGATTTACTTACCGGGAACCGGATGCACCGCTTGATATGCGTATGGATGACAGACAGAGCCAGACAGCAAAAGATATTGTCAATGGATACAGTGAAATGGACTTATACCGTATTATACGTGATTACGGGGAAGATAAATTTGCAAAAAATATTGCAAAACATATTGTAGCGGAACGTCAAAAGAAAACGATCGAGACAGCAGGAGAACTGACAGCTATTATACGGGCAGCTATTCCGATGAAAGTACAGGTAACCGGAGGGCATCCGGCAAAGCGTACATTTCAGGCGATCCGTATTGAGTTAAATCACGAACTTGAAGTGCTTAGAGATCATTTAGATGAGATGATCGATCTTTTGAATCCGGGTGGAAGGATCTGCATTATTACATTCCATTCGTTAGAAGACCGTATTGTAAAATCAAATTTTAAGAGAAATGAAAACCCATGTACCTGTCCGAGTGATTTTCCGGTCTGTGTCTGTGGAAAAGTTTCAAAAGGAAAAGTGATTACAAGAAAGCCGATTCTTCCATCGGAGAAGGAACTGGAAGAAAATTCGAGGTCAAAAAGTGCAAAACTTCGTGTATTTGAACGAAGATAGTTAGGGAGGAATATTATGAGAGATCAGACGGAGAGGAGAGCTTCCGGAAGAAATTATTATGTGGATGGCAATACGGTGCGCCGCATGGAAGCAGTACCTGATTACCGAAGAGAAAGACGGGAAAGAGAAGAAAGAGAACGGGAAGAACAACTGCGTAGAAGAAAACGTCAGGTAAGAAGAAATCAGGAACGTCAGCTTCGGATGAGCAAGAGTTATGTGATATTTCTTACCATGGCAGTGATCGTATTTGGCGTATTTGCAGGAACCTACATAAAAATACAGTCAGATATGACGGCAAGAATGAATACGATCAGCAATTTAGAAAGCCAGATCGCTGATTTAAAGGCAGATAATGATGAGGCATATAAGAGAATCCGTATGTCTGTAGACCTTGACAGTGTCAGGGAAAAAGCATTAAATGAGCTTGGAATGTCATATGCAAAAGAATCCCAGATTATCTATTATACTGTTGACAATGATGATTTTATGAACCAGTACAGTGAAATACCGCAGAAATAGAATGCATGTTTTGATACTGTGATATAAGAAATGCAGGGGTAAGGATGGCAGCAAAGAGAAGAAGAAAACCATGGTTGAAGTTTCCGAGACGCATGCAGAAAAAACTGGTCGTTATGTTCAGTGCGATTGCAGTTTTACTGACAGGGCTGATCGGGAGACTTATGTATATTGAACATACCAGCGGTGATAAATACGAAAAAATTGTTTTGTCACAGCAGGAATATGACAGTCAGACCATTCCGTATCAGAGAGGCGATATTGTGGACAGCAAGGGTACTGTACTTGCAACCAGTATCGCCGTTTATAATGTCATTTTAGACTGTTCGGTCATGACCAGCAAAGAGGAGTATATTGAGCCTACAATTCAGGCGCTTACAAGCTGCTTTGAGGATATGGACAGCAATACATTGTATGGTTACGCGAAAGAGCAGAATGACAGCCGTTATATCGTGCTGAAGAAAAAGGCATCTTACGAAGAAATACAGCCATTTGTTGAAATGCAGGAAGCTGTGGATGAAAAAGGAAAAAAGATAAATCCCAATATCAAGGGTGTGTGGTTTGAAAAGGAATATCAAAGGGAATATCCGTATGGTGCACTTGCGAGCTCTATTGTAGGATTTACAGCTTCCGGAAACGTTGGTGTGAACGGTCTTGAACAGTATTACAATGAAACTTTAAACGGTGTGGATGGAAGAGAGTACGGATATTTAAATACAGATAATAACTTTGAAAAGACTATCAAAGCTGCGAAAAATGGTAACACAGTTGTGTCTACGATCGATTCCCATATCCAGTCTGTGGTAGAACAAAAGATTGCAGATTTTAATGAAGCCTATACCGGGAATTACCGCGAGGGAGAGCCTGGGGCTAGCCATGTCGGAGTACTGGTCATGAATCCGAATAACGGGGATGTTCTTGCAATGGCTAATTATCCGAATTATGATCTGAGCAATCCAAGAGATCTTTCGGCATATTATACGCAGGAAGAGATTGATGCAATGGACGAAGATACACAGATGGATGCCTTGAATAAAATCTGGCAGAATTTCTGTACAACATATACTTATGAACCTGGATCTACTGCAAAACCATTTACGGTGGCGGCAGGACTTGAAACGGGCAAGGTTTCGACGGGAGACAGTTTTTACTGTGATGGATATGAGCATGTGGGTGGACATGATATCCACTGTGTAAACAGAAGCGGACATGGGATGGAAACACTTGAACAGACACTTATGAATTCCTGCAATGATGCGATGATGCAGATATCCTATCGTCTGGGGAGTGATATTTTCACCAGATATCAGCAGATATTTGGCTTTGGACAAAGAACGGGGATCGATCTTCCAGGAGAAGCAAGAACAGATTCCCTGATCTATACGGCAGATAATATGGGACCAGTCGATCTTGCAACCAATGCGTTTGGACAGAATTTCAATACGACGATGATACAGCTTGCCACGGCATATTGTTCTCTGGTCAATGGTGGAAGTCTTTATCAGCCGCATGTTGTGAAAAGGATAACGGATGAAAGCGGAAATACGATCAGTGAAGTGACACCAACCCTTTTACGGGAGACGGTATCGAAGTCAACGAGTGATGCCTTAAAACAGTATATGTATTCTACGGTCACAGGCGGTACTGCAGTAACTGCAAAGGTAGATGGATATTCCATGGGAGGAAAAACCGGTACAGCCCAGAAAGCAGGACGTGATGGCATTAATTATCTGGTGTCGTTTATCGGATTTGCGCCGGTGGAAGATCCGCAGCTTGTCATTTACTGTGTTGTGGATGAACCGAATGTTGCAGAACAGTTCCACAGTACTTATGCACAGAATATCGTAAGAGAGATCTTAGAGGAGGTTCTTCCTTATATGAATATATACCGGGATGAAGATACTACCGGTATTCATGAAGGATGGGGAATCAAAGGTGAAGACGAAGGCGATGTCGGTGATGTGACGGCAGCCGATGTTGCAAACTCTACGGCTGAGGAGAGTCTGGATGTGCCGGATACGACGGATGAACTGCCGGAGAATACGGGGGAACAGCCAGCCGAAGATATTGATCCGGGGGCAGATGAAGGTCAGCAGTAAAGAAAAGTATAAAACAAAATACATAACCTCACAAAAGTAAGAATAAAATGCTATGAAAACTTTTGTGAGGTTTTTATATATGCAGCAGGAACTTCCTTTTTATAGAAGTAAAACATTTCATCGGAAAAAGATCATGGTAATGTTTACGGTTGTATTTCTGGCGCTTTTATTTTTACTTGGAAGACTGGTGTATCTTATGATATTTTGCTCCGGATATTATGGACAAAAGGCGCAGAATCTGCATGAGAGGGAGCGTGATATTAAGGCAGCGAGAGGAAAAATTTTAGACAAAAACGGTGTGGTACTTGCAACTAACAAGTCGGTCTGCACCATATCGGTCATACACAGCCAGATCGAAGATAAAGAGGCAGTGATCACTGCACTGGTAAAAGAACTTGAACTACCAGAGAAAACAGTGCGGAAACGTGTGGAAAAGGTGAGCTCCATAGAGCGCATAAAGACAAATGTCCCAAAAGAGACAGGAGATAAGATACGGGCATATAAACTTCCGGGGATCAAAGTAGACGAAGATTATAAGCGGTATTATCCCTACGATACGTTAGCATCAAAAGTATTGGGATTTACAGGTGGTGATAACCAGGGAATTGTGGGACTTGAAGTAAAGTATGATTCTTATCTTCAGGGGACGAATGGGAAAATACTTACACTTACAGATGCAAGGGGGATTGAGATTGAAAATGCAGGGGAGACGAGACTTGAACCGGTCAACGGATACGACCTTAATATTTCCATGGACTATAATATACAGTTATACTGTGAACAGGCGGCAGAGAAGACCTATATCAAAAAAGATGCAAAATATGTGTCTGTTATCGTGATGAATCCGTCAGATGGAGAAATCTATGCAATGGTAAATTATCCGGAGTTTCATCTGAATGATCCGTTTACACTGATCAATGAGGAAAATATTCCTGCGGAGAAAAAACAGGATCTTTTGAACCAGATGTGGAGAAATCAATGTATCAGTGATACTTATGAACCGGGTTCCACATTTAAGATCATTACAGCGGCAGCAGCATTAGAACAGGGAGTCGTTAAGCTGACGGATAATTTTTACTGTCCCGGATATAAACTGGTGGAGGACCGGAGGATACGGTGTGCCAAGACGACCGGACATGGGGCAGAAACGTTTGAAACAGGAATTATGAATTCATGTAATCCGGTATTTATCGAACTTGGAGAAAGACTTGGGGTTGACAATTTTTATAAGTATTTCAGACAGTTTGGACTGCTGTCGAAAACAAATGTGGATCTGCCCGGAGAAGCGGCAACGATCATGCACAAAAAAGAAAATGTCGGTCCGGTAGAGCTTGCAACCATATCGTTCGGGCAGTCCTTTCAGATCACGCCGATGCAGCTTGTGACTACTGTTTCTTCTATTATAAATGGGGGACACCGTATCACGCCGCATTTTGGGGTAAAAATCACAGGAGAAGGGGAAAATGAGGTAGAAACATTGAGATATGAAACAAAAAATGACATCTGCAGGGAAGAAACGTCGGAAACAATGCGTTATCTGTTAGAGAGGGTTGTCTCTGATGGCAGTGGAAAGAATGCTAAAATAGAAGGTTTTTCCATTGGAGGAAAAACTGCTACTTCACAGACACTTCCAAGGAGTGAACATAAATACATCTCGTCATTTCTTGGATTTGCCCCTGCGGATGATCCGAAAGTTTTAGTGCTCGTTGTAATCAACGATCCGAAAGGAACTTATTACGGAGGGCAGATCGCGGCACCTGTTGCAAAAGAAATTATGGAAAACATTTTGCCGTATCTTGCGAAATGATAAAAAATGACGTATACTATTGTGTTGTTAAAAAAGTACATGAGCGCAAAACCGGCGCAAGAATGGAGATTATTATGACATATGAAATTGTAATACCGGTAATTATTGCATTCGCAATCAGTGCACTGTTAGGACCAGTTGTGATTCCTTTCTTAAGAAGACTCAAGGTAGGTCAGACAGAACGAAAAGAACTTGAATCCCATTTAAAGAAAAACGGAACCCCGACAATGGGGGGACTGATGATTCTTGCAAGTATTATCATAACATCCCTGTTTTATGTCAAAGATTATCCGAAGATCATTCCGATTCTGTTTATGACAGTCGGATTTGGTGTGATCGGATTTTTGGATGATTATTTAAAAGTTGTGCTGCGCCGTTCAGATGGACTGCTGGCATGGCAGAAGATGATTCTTCAGATCATTGTCACAGGTGTATTTGCTGTATACATGGTGAAATATTCCGGTGTGGCACTTACCATGCTGATCCCGTTCTCAGGGGGAAAATACTTAGATCTTGGATGGCTGGCAATTCCGGTTCTGTTTTTTGCGGTAGTCGGCACCGTAAACGGAACGAATTTTACGGATGGACTTGACGGATTAGCATCAAGCGTTACGATCATGGTTGCAACATTCTTTTCAGTTGTAGCAATCGGAACTAATGCAGGAATTGCACCGATCACCTGTGCTGTTGTGGGAGCACTGCTTGGATTTTTACTGTTTAATGTATATCCGGCAAGTGTATTTATGGGAGATACCGGATCCCTGGCACTGGGTGGCTTTGTAGTATCAACAGCATATATGATGCAGATGCCTCTTTTTATTCTGATCGTGGGTCTGATCTACCTGGTGGAAGTTTTATCCGTTATCATTCAGGTGACTTATTTTAAGAAAACCGGCGGAAAGCGTATTTTCCGTATGGCACCGATTCATCATCATTTTGAACTTGGCGGATGGTCTGAGACAAGAGTTGTTGCTGTATTTTCTATCACGACAGCAATTTTGTGCCTGATCGCACTGCTTGCAATGTAATAAAAATCACATGTGGAAATGGAGTAATGCATGGATCTGACAGGAAAACAGGTATTGGTGGCAGGACTTGGAAAAAGTGGGATTGCCGCCGGGGCGTTACTAAAGAAACTTGGGTGCAGCGTCTTTCTGTTCGATGAAAACAAAAAGTTCGATACTGCTGCCTGGAAAAAAACGTATCCGGTATTTTCGGACTGCCCGTTGTGGGTAGGAGAATTGCCGGATGAGGCAGTTGATAAAATGGAGCTTGCTGTGGTAAGCCCCGGCATACCGCTTGATTCTTTGGCAATGCAAAAGATATATAATGCCGGCATACCGATATGGGGAGAGGCAGAACTTGCATACCGGCTTGCAAAAGGGCGGGTTGCAGCAATTACGGGTACAAACGGCAAAACGACAACGACAACACTTGTGGGAGAAATCCTAAAGAAATGTTATCCGGAAGTATTTGTTGTTGGAAATATTGGTATCCCATATACTTCGATCGTTGAAAAAACCACAGAACAGACCATTGCAGTGGCAGAGATCAGCAGTTTTCAGTTAGAAACAATGGAAACTTTCCATCCCTCCGTTTCTGCAATTTTAAATATCACGCCGGATCATCTTGACAGACATCACACCATGGAGGCATATATCCGGGCAAAGGAAAGTATTACAAAGTGTCAGACAATGGATGATGTATGTATACTCAATTATGAGGATGAAATACTTCGTTTTTTTGCAGAAACGCTTAAAACAAAGGTATTGTTTTTCAGCAGCAAAAGATCATTAGCAGAGGGAATATATCTGAAAAATGACGCGATCTGGATAGCTCAGAAGGAAAAAGAACCGGAAAAACTGATAGACATAGATAAACTGAAACTTCTTGGAACACACAATTATGAAAATGTCATGGCGGCTTCCGGTGCTGCGCTTTGCATGGGAGCACCGGCTGATGTGATACAGAGCGTGTTAAAAGAGTTTCAGGGTGTAAAACACCGCATTGAATTTGTGCGGGAATTGCATGGTGTTATGTATTATAATGATTCTAAAGCGACAAATCCGGATGCGGCAATTCGCGGAATCAGGGCAATGAACCGGAAAACGGTGCTCATCGGCGGTGGGTATGATAAAGAACTTGAATTTGATGAGTGGATTGACAGCTTTGAGGGAAAAGTAAAATATCTTTTGTTAATTGGACAGACGAAAGAAAAAATCGCAGAATGTGCACAAAAGCATGGTTTTGGGAATATCGTTTGTTGTGATACATTAAAAGAAGCGGTAGACAACTGTTACAGACTGGCAGAAACCGGGGAAGCAGTATTGCTCTCGCCTGCATGTGCAAGCTGGGGAGATTTTAAGGATTATACGCAGCGTGGAGATCTGTTCCGGCAATATGTCATGGAACTGCCGGAATAAAGAATCAGGGTTTGATCAGACAGGTTTTATATAAATGAGGAAAAATTATGGCAAGAAGACGGGAAAATGAAAAAAAACAAAAAGCGATCCGGTATTTTGATTACAGCCTGTTATTTCTGATTATATTTTTGCTGTGCTTTGGGCTGATCATGTTATACAGTACCAGTTCTTATTATGGATCGACAAGATTTAACGATGCAGCATATTATGTGAAAAGGCAGATGTATGCAAGCGCACTTGGAATAGCAGCAATGTTATTTATTTCGAAAATTCCATATAAGTTCTGGATGCAG
The Roseburia rectibacter DNA segment above includes these coding regions:
- a CDS encoding peptidoglycan D,D-transpeptidase FtsI family protein; this encodes MKTFVRFLYMQQELPFYRSKTFHRKKIMVMFTVVFLALLFLLGRLVYLMIFCSGYYGQKAQNLHERERDIKAARGKILDKNGVVLATNKSVCTISVIHSQIEDKEAVITALVKELELPEKTVRKRVEKVSSIERIKTNVPKETGDKIRAYKLPGIKVDEDYKRYYPYDTLASKVLGFTGGDNQGIVGLEVKYDSYLQGTNGKILTLTDARGIEIENAGETRLEPVNGYDLNISMDYNIQLYCEQAAEKTYIKKDAKYVSVIVMNPSDGEIYAMVNYPEFHLNDPFTLINEENIPAEKKQDLLNQMWRNQCISDTYEPGSTFKIITAAAALEQGVVKLTDNFYCPGYKLVEDRRIRCAKTTGHGAETFETGIMNSCNPVFIELGERLGVDNFYKYFRQFGLLSKTNVDLPGEAATIMHKKENVGPVELATISFGQSFQITPMQLVTTVSSIINGGHRITPHFGVKITGEGENEVETLRYETKNDICREETSETMRYLLERVVSDGSGKNAKIEGFSIGGKTATSQTLPRSEHKYISSFLGFAPADDPKVLVLVVINDPKGTYYGGQIAAPVAKEIMENILPYLAK
- the rsmH gene encoding 16S rRNA (cytosine(1402)-N(4))-methyltransferase RsmH; this encodes MEFHHYSVLLNETIENLNIRPDGIYVDGTLGGGGHSYQILKHLGENGRLIGIDQDADAIRAAGERLTEFGNKATLIRSNYANMKEELHAIGVDKVDGIVLDLGVSSFQLDTPERGFTYREPDAPLDMRMDDRQSQTAKDIVNGYSEMDLYRIIRDYGEDKFAKNIAKHIVAERQKKTIETAGELTAIIRAAIPMKVQVTGGHPAKRTFQAIRIELNHELEVLRDHLDEMIDLLNPGGRICIITFHSLEDRIVKSNFKRNENPCTCPSDFPVCVCGKVSKGKVITRKPILPSEKELEENSRSKSAKLRVFERR
- the murD gene encoding UDP-N-acetylmuramoyl-L-alanine--D-glutamate ligase, which encodes MDLTGKQVLVAGLGKSGIAAGALLKKLGCSVFLFDENKKFDTAAWKKTYPVFSDCPLWVGELPDEAVDKMELAVVSPGIPLDSLAMQKIYNAGIPIWGEAELAYRLAKGRVAAITGTNGKTTTTTLVGEILKKCYPEVFVVGNIGIPYTSIVEKTTEQTIAVAEISSFQLETMETFHPSVSAILNITPDHLDRHHTMEAYIRAKESITKCQTMDDVCILNYEDEILRFFAETLKTKVLFFSSKRSLAEGIYLKNDAIWIAQKEKEPEKLIDIDKLKLLGTHNYENVMAASGAALCMGAPADVIQSVLKEFQGVKHRIEFVRELHGVMYYNDSKATNPDAAIRGIRAMNRKTVLIGGGYDKELEFDEWIDSFEGKVKYLLLIGQTKEKIAECAQKHGFGNIVCCDTLKEAVDNCYRLAETGEAVLLSPACASWGDFKDYTQRGDLFRQYVMELPE
- the mraY gene encoding phospho-N-acetylmuramoyl-pentapeptide-transferase translates to MTYEIVIPVIIAFAISALLGPVVIPFLRRLKVGQTERKELESHLKKNGTPTMGGLMILASIIITSLFYVKDYPKIIPILFMTVGFGVIGFLDDYLKVVLRRSDGLLAWQKMILQIIVTGVFAVYMVKYSGVALTMLIPFSGGKYLDLGWLAIPVLFFAVVGTVNGTNFTDGLDGLASSVTIMVATFFSVVAIGTNAGIAPITCAVVGALLGFLLFNVYPASVFMGDTGSLALGGFVVSTAYMMQMPLFILIVGLIYLVEVLSVIIQVTYFKKTGGKRIFRMAPIHHHFELGGWSETRVVAVFSITTAILCLIALLAM
- the mraZ gene encoding division/cell wall cluster transcriptional repressor MraZ — its product is MFMGEYNHTVDPKGRLIIPAKFREQLGDEFVVTKGLDGCLFVYTKEEWHNIEEKFRGISMTSKDARKFSRFFFAGAAALELDKQGRILLPPVLREYADLQKDVVLVGVLSRVEIWDKDRWLENTYDEDEMDDIAEHMAELGFSI
- a CDS encoding peptidoglycan D,D-transpeptidase FtsI family protein, giving the protein MAAKRRRKPWLKFPRRMQKKLVVMFSAIAVLLTGLIGRLMYIEHTSGDKYEKIVLSQQEYDSQTIPYQRGDIVDSKGTVLATSIAVYNVILDCSVMTSKEEYIEPTIQALTSCFEDMDSNTLYGYAKEQNDSRYIVLKKKASYEEIQPFVEMQEAVDEKGKKINPNIKGVWFEKEYQREYPYGALASSIVGFTASGNVGVNGLEQYYNETLNGVDGREYGYLNTDNNFEKTIKAAKNGNTVVSTIDSHIQSVVEQKIADFNEAYTGNYREGEPGASHVGVLVMNPNNGDVLAMANYPNYDLSNPRDLSAYYTQEEIDAMDEDTQMDALNKIWQNFCTTYTYEPGSTAKPFTVAAGLETGKVSTGDSFYCDGYEHVGGHDIHCVNRSGHGMETLEQTLMNSCNDAMMQISYRLGSDIFTRYQQIFGFGQRTGIDLPGEARTDSLIYTADNMGPVDLATNAFGQNFNTTMIQLATAYCSLVNGGSLYQPHVVKRITDESGNTISEVTPTLLRETVSKSTSDALKQYMYSTVTGGTAVTAKVDGYSMGGKTGTAQKAGRDGINYLVSFIGFAPVEDPQLVIYCVVDEPNVAEQFHSTYAQNIVREILEEVLPYMNIYRDEDTTGIHEGWGIKGEDEGDVGDVTAADVANSTAEESLDVPDTTDELPENTGEQPAEDIDPGADEGQQ